A genomic window from Sanguibacter antarcticus includes:
- a CDS encoding NUDIX hydrolase yields MTDLSSGTPDAHAVSGVPSSGLSSGGTLAGQPETHPETQHLDPGWTLGPDGMLTRHAARVIIVDATDRVLLLRGHDADDPTRHWWFTVGGGIDPGEDERDAAVREVFEETGLRVARDDLDGPVLTRSAIFDFARAHRLQHETFYVVRLDSAAGLSRSGWTLLESSFLDECAWLTLDELRAVEIEVFPASLATIVADLLPGWDGTTQHLGTEDENTAVG; encoded by the coding sequence TTGACCGACCTCTCGTCCGGAACCCCTGACGCCCACGCGGTGTCGGGGGTTCCGTCGTCGGGTCTCTCGAGCGGCGGAACGCTCGCTGGCCAGCCCGAGACCCACCCCGAGACCCAGCATCTCGACCCGGGCTGGACGCTCGGCCCGGACGGGATGCTCACGCGCCACGCAGCGCGGGTCATCATCGTCGACGCGACGGACCGTGTCCTTCTCTTGCGCGGGCACGACGCGGACGACCCGACGCGGCACTGGTGGTTCACGGTCGGAGGTGGCATCGACCCGGGGGAGGACGAACGGGACGCTGCCGTCCGAGAGGTCTTCGAAGAGACGGGCCTGCGCGTCGCACGAGACGACCTCGACGGGCCGGTGCTCACCCGGTCCGCGATCTTCGACTTCGCGCGGGCGCACCGCCTCCAGCACGAGACGTTCTACGTGGTCCGCCTCGACAGCGCGGCGGGCTTGAGCCGGTCAGGGTGGACCCTGCTCGAGTCGAGCTTCCTCGACGAGTGCGCCTGGCTGACGCTCGACGAGCTGCGCGCCGTCGAGATCGAGGTGTTTCCCGCCTCGCTGGCGACGATCGTCGCCGATCTGCTCCCCGGATGGGACGGGACCACGCAGCACCTGGGCACCGAGGACGAGAACACTGCTGTCGGTTGA
- the ruvA gene encoding Holliday junction branch migration protein RuvA, whose protein sequence is MIASLSGTVQMLRLDSAVVEVGGVGYLLHATPATLATLRVGAQASLSTSLVVREDSMTLFAFADDDERSVFEAAQTVSGVGPRLALAMLAVLTPNALRRALASGDLKALTRVPGIGQKGAQRLVLELGDKLGHPVDDEAAGVSGSAARELAGDQRERVSEALVGLGWSTKVADDAITTVLGDLGVDHVAAADVPSILRSSLKVLGGHRG, encoded by the coding sequence GTGATCGCATCGTTGAGCGGGACCGTCCAGATGCTGCGGCTCGACTCTGCAGTGGTGGAGGTCGGCGGCGTCGGCTACCTCCTGCACGCCACGCCGGCGACCTTGGCGACGCTCCGCGTCGGCGCGCAGGCGAGCCTCTCGACCTCTCTCGTGGTGCGGGAGGACTCGATGACGCTCTTCGCGTTCGCCGACGACGACGAACGGTCGGTCTTCGAGGCGGCGCAGACCGTGAGCGGGGTCGGGCCACGGCTCGCGCTCGCCATGCTCGCAGTCCTCACGCCGAATGCGCTGCGGCGGGCTCTCGCCTCCGGTGACCTCAAAGCGCTCACCCGGGTTCCCGGGATCGGTCAGAAGGGAGCCCAGCGGCTCGTCCTCGAGCTGGGGGACAAGCTCGGCCACCCGGTGGACGACGAAGCGGCGGGCGTGTCGGGATCGGCAGCACGCGAGCTCGCAGGGGACCAACGCGAGCGTGTGAGCGAGGCCCTCGTGGGTCTCGGCTGGTCCACGAAGGTCGCCGACGACGCGATCACGACCGTTCTCGGTGATCTCGGTGTCGACCACGTGGCAGCCGCAGACGTGCCGAGCATCCTGCGCAGCTCGCTCAAGGTCCTCGGCGGACATCGTGGGTGA
- the pdxS gene encoding pyridoxal 5'-phosphate synthase lyase subunit PdxS — protein MVGSARVKRGMAEMLKGGVIMDVVTPEQAKIAEDAGAVAVMALERVPADIRAQGGVSRMSDPDMIDGIIEMVSIPVMAKARIGHFVEAQVLQSLGVDYIDESEVLTPADYANHIDKWSFTAPFVCGATNLGEALRRINEGAAMIRSKGEAGTGDVSNATMHMRTIRAEIRRLSSMAEDELFVAAKELQAPYDLVVEVARTGKLPVVMFTAGGIATPSDAAMMMQLGAEGVFVGSGIFKSGNPAERAAAIVKATTFYDDPDVIAKVSRGLGEAMVGINVDEIPEPHRLAERGW, from the coding sequence ATCGTCGGCAGCGCCAGGGTCAAGCGGGGCATGGCGGAGATGCTCAAGGGTGGCGTCATCATGGACGTGGTCACGCCCGAGCAGGCGAAGATCGCCGAGGATGCCGGAGCCGTCGCGGTCATGGCGCTCGAGCGTGTGCCCGCCGACATCCGTGCACAGGGTGGCGTCTCGCGGATGAGCGACCCGGACATGATCGACGGCATCATCGAGATGGTCTCGATCCCCGTCATGGCGAAGGCCCGCATCGGGCACTTCGTCGAGGCGCAGGTGCTCCAGTCGCTCGGTGTCGACTACATCGACGAGTCCGAGGTCCTGACCCCGGCGGACTACGCCAACCACATCGACAAGTGGTCCTTCACTGCACCGTTCGTGTGTGGCGCGACCAACCTCGGCGAGGCCCTGCGCCGCATCAACGAGGGCGCAGCGATGATCCGGTCGAAGGGCGAGGCCGGCACCGGCGACGTCTCGAACGCGACGATGCACATGCGCACCATCCGGGCGGAGATCCGACGCCTGAGCTCGATGGCTGAGGACGAGCTCTTCGTCGCGGCAAAAGAGCTCCAGGCCCCCTACGACCTCGTGGTCGAGGTAGCGCGCACCGGCAAGCTCCCCGTCGTGATGTTCACGGCAGGCGGCATCGCGACGCCGTCCGACGCCGCGATGATGATGCAGCTGGGGGCTGAGGGCGTGTTCGTCGGTTCCGGCATCTTCAAGTCGGGCAACCCGGCAGAGCGCGCCGCCGCGATCGTCAAGGCGACGACCTTCTACGACGACCCCGACGTCATCGCGAAGGTCTCCCGTGGTCTGGGCGAAGCGATGGTCGGCATCAACGTCGACGAGATCCCTGAGCCCCACCGTCTCGCAGAGCGCGGCTGGTGA
- the ruvC gene encoding crossover junction endodeoxyribonuclease RuvC, with product MRVLGVDPGLTRCGIGVVDSQSGRRAQLVAVGVAMSPPDISVDQRLLLIADELDRWMDLHVPDIVAVERVFAQHNVSTVMGTAQVAGLAMVAAARRGVPVAMHTPSEVKAAVTGSGRAGKEQVQRMVANILGLAEVPKPADAADALAIAICQLWRPAALLDKAERFALTPAQKAWAAAEQAARRARGTR from the coding sequence GTGCGAGTGCTCGGTGTAGACCCGGGGCTGACCCGCTGCGGCATCGGGGTCGTCGACTCTCAGTCGGGGCGCCGGGCTCAGCTGGTGGCTGTCGGTGTGGCGATGTCGCCTCCCGACATCTCGGTCGACCAGCGCCTGCTTCTCATCGCCGACGAGCTCGACCGATGGATGGACCTTCATGTCCCGGACATCGTCGCGGTCGAGCGGGTCTTCGCCCAGCACAACGTCTCGACGGTCATGGGCACCGCGCAGGTCGCGGGTCTCGCGATGGTCGCTGCTGCGCGTCGTGGGGTGCCGGTCGCCATGCACACACCGAGCGAGGTGAAGGCCGCCGTCACCGGGAGCGGACGCGCAGGGAAGGAACAGGTCCAGCGGATGGTCGCGAACATCCTCGGCCTCGCTGAGGTTCCCAAGCCAGCGGACGCCGCTGACGCCCTCGCGATCGCCATCTGTCAGCTCTGGCGGCCGGCGGCCTTGCTCGACAAGGCTGAGCGTTTTGCCCTCACCCCTGCTCAGAAGGCGTGGGCGGCGGCCGAGCAGGCGGCGCGTCGGGCCCGAGGCACCCGGTGA
- the secF gene encoding protein translocase subunit SecF gives MAAGFSQWGNDLHTGRRSYNVVGARRRFYLASAIMVLLALVVLLTRGFNLGIEFRGGSEFTVDGVVTQNQEIAADAVASIAPNEVPRISTLGDSAIRVQTAELTEAQVGDVRVALADAYEVASTQVTSSFIGPSWGKDVSQKAITGLIVFLVLVAIVMTLYFRAWRMALAAILALFHDLIITAGVYAAIGWEVTPATVIGFLTILGYSIYDTVVVFDKVRENTDDVLDQSRTTYAEQANLAVNQTLVRSINTSIVALLPVASILFIGAFILGAGTLRDISLALFVGMGVGTYSSIFLATPLEVTLRQREAKTAAHTAKILEARSAVVVTDETGASTTTALAFTGHLQPGAHQGHQAQPRKRKSGR, from the coding sequence ATGGCCGCGGGATTCTCACAGTGGGGCAACGACCTTCACACCGGTCGACGCTCGTACAACGTCGTCGGCGCACGCCGCCGCTTCTACCTCGCGTCGGCGATCATGGTGCTGCTCGCGCTCGTCGTGCTCCTGACTCGTGGTTTCAACCTCGGTATCGAGTTCCGAGGTGGCTCTGAGTTCACCGTCGACGGTGTCGTGACCCAGAACCAAGAGATCGCCGCCGACGCGGTGGCATCCATCGCTCCGAACGAGGTGCCGCGCATCTCGACGCTCGGGGACAGCGCCATCCGCGTGCAGACCGCCGAGCTGACCGAGGCTCAGGTCGGTGACGTCCGCGTCGCGCTGGCCGACGCCTACGAGGTCGCCAGCACCCAGGTGACGAGCTCGTTCATCGGCCCGTCCTGGGGCAAGGACGTCTCCCAGAAGGCGATCACGGGGCTCATCGTCTTCCTCGTCCTGGTCGCGATCGTCATGACGCTCTACTTCCGTGCGTGGCGCATGGCGCTGGCCGCGATCCTCGCGCTCTTCCACGACCTCATCATCACGGCTGGCGTCTACGCAGCGATCGGCTGGGAAGTGACGCCTGCGACGGTGATCGGGTTCCTCACGATCCTCGGCTACTCCATCTACGACACGGTGGTCGTCTTCGACAAGGTGCGTGAGAACACCGACGACGTGCTCGACCAGTCGCGGACCACCTACGCGGAGCAGGCCAACCTCGCCGTCAACCAGACGCTCGTGCGCTCGATCAACACCTCGATCGTCGCGCTGCTGCCCGTCGCATCGATCCTCTTCATCGGTGCGTTCATCCTTGGAGCAGGCACCCTGCGCGACATCTCGCTCGCCCTCTTCGTCGGGATGGGCGTCGGGACATACTCGTCGATCTTCTTGGCGACGCCGCTCGAGGTGACTCTTCGCCAGCGTGAGGCGAAGACCGCAGCCCACACGGCAAAGATTCTTGAGGCGCGGTCCGCGGTCGTCGTCACCGACGAGACGGGAGCGAGCACCACCACGGCACTCGCATTCACCGGTCACCTGCAGCCGGGCGCGCACCAGGGGCACCAGGCCCAGCCGCGCAAGCGCAAGAGCGGCCGATGA
- the secD gene encoding protein translocase subunit SecD codes for MATTNRKKPGKSRALVGLLIIVLGIFGSLLAGTIWSSAEWTPKRALDLEGGTQIILQPVTDNDEQVTAEDLEQAIAIIRQRVDSSGVAEAEITSQAGSNIVVALPGTPSQETLDLVRESAQMQFRPVLFFGNPAVIEPSEETAETEPATEPVVPTDPSDFAQVTPELLAEFDALDCTLPANLAGGGGAQDANAPIVACGSDGTMKYILGPMEIAGLDIDSATSGLRTNSQGTTLNDWAVSIQFNSEGADKFTEVTTRLSKLPTYSSWILLNPPTQSPGMFAMVLDNLVISAPTVEVIIADGQAEITGSFTRETATTLANQLNFGALPLTFEVQSESQISATLGSEQLQKGLIAGLIGLALVVLYSLVQYRALGLVTVASLVIAGLITYGLITLLSWTQGYRLSLPGVAGLIVAIGITADSFIVYFERIRDELRDGRSLTSAVETGWQRARRTILASDAVNFLAAIVLYFLAVGGVRGFAFTLGLTTVVDILVVFLFTHPLMRVLATTKFFGKGHRASGLDPRQLGVESVRYAGRGRVASRSSGLGTAAPDGSAPGSSTKVLVGAGRSGADDGRKMTIAERRAAQSSSSTTDHDVVADDAPDSTVLADDPDSDGPEAADETKSDDHEIDEHKGGNL; via the coding sequence TTGGCCACCACCAACCGCAAGAAGCCCGGCAAGAGCCGGGCGCTCGTCGGACTTCTCATCATCGTCCTCGGAATCTTCGGATCCCTCCTCGCCGGGACCATCTGGTCCAGCGCCGAGTGGACACCGAAGCGGGCGCTCGACCTCGAGGGCGGTACGCAGATCATCCTGCAGCCCGTCACCGACAACGACGAGCAGGTCACCGCCGAGGATCTTGAGCAGGCCATCGCGATCATCCGCCAGCGTGTCGACTCCTCCGGCGTCGCAGAAGCCGAGATCACGAGCCAGGCCGGCAGCAACATCGTCGTGGCGCTGCCCGGCACCCCGAGCCAGGAGACCCTGGACCTCGTGCGCGAGTCGGCACAGATGCAGTTCCGACCGGTCCTGTTCTTCGGCAACCCCGCGGTGATCGAGCCTTCTGAGGAGACGGCCGAGACCGAACCGGCCACCGAGCCCGTGGTCCCGACCGACCCGAGCGACTTCGCTCAGGTGACTCCAGAGCTCTTGGCCGAGTTCGACGCCCTCGACTGCACCCTGCCAGCGAACCTCGCCGGCGGCGGCGGCGCCCAGGACGCGAACGCACCGATCGTCGCGTGCGGATCCGACGGGACGATGAAGTACATCCTCGGCCCGATGGAGATCGCTGGGCTCGACATCGACAGTGCGACCTCGGGGCTCCGGACGAACTCCCAGGGCACCACGCTCAACGACTGGGCCGTGAGCATCCAGTTCAACTCCGAGGGCGCAGACAAGTTCACCGAGGTCACCACCCGGCTGTCCAAGCTCCCGACGTACTCGTCGTGGATCCTGCTCAACCCGCCGACGCAGTCGCCCGGCATGTTCGCGATGGTGTTGGACAACCTCGTGATCTCGGCGCCGACGGTCGAGGTGATCATCGCCGACGGCCAGGCGGAGATCACCGGGAGCTTCACGCGGGAGACGGCGACGACCCTCGCCAACCAGCTGAACTTCGGCGCGCTGCCCCTGACGTTCGAGGTGCAGAGCGAGTCGCAGATCTCGGCGACGCTCGGCAGCGAACAGCTCCAGAAGGGCCTGATCGCCGGCCTCATCGGTCTCGCGCTCGTCGTCCTCTACTCGCTCGTCCAGTACCGTGCGCTCGGCCTGGTCACCGTCGCGTCGCTCGTCATCGCTGGTCTTATCACCTACGGGCTGATCACGCTCCTCTCATGGACGCAGGGGTATCGACTGTCCCTGCCGGGTGTGGCAGGTCTCATCGTCGCGATCGGGATCACCGCCGACTCGTTCATCGTCTACTTCGAGCGGATCCGTGACGAGCTGCGCGACGGACGCTCGCTCACCTCCGCGGTCGAGACAGGGTGGCAACGAGCGCGCCGGACGATCCTCGCGTCCGACGCGGTCAACTTCCTCGCCGCGATCGTCCTGTACTTCCTCGCGGTCGGTGGCGTGCGCGGGTTCGCGTTCACCCTCGGTCTGACGACCGTCGTCGACATCCTCGTCGTGTTCCTCTTCACCCACCCGCTCATGCGGGTGCTCGCGACGACGAAGTTCTTCGGCAAGGGGCACCGTGCGTCGGGTCTCGACCCGCGTCAGCTCGGCGTCGAGTCGGTCCGGTACGCGGGCCGTGGACGTGTGGCCAGCAGGTCGTCGGGGCTCGGTACGGCAGCTCCCGACGGATCGGCTCCGGGATCGAGCACGAAGGTCCTCGTGGGAGCAGGCAGGTCTGGCGCCGACGACGGGAGGAAGATGACGATCGCTGAGCGTCGAGCCGCGCAGTCCAGCAGTTCGACGACCGACCACGACGTGGTCGCCGACGATGCTCCGGACAGCACCGTGCTGGCCGACGATCCGGATTCCGACGGCCCAGAGGCCGCGGACGAGACGAAGTCCGACGATCACGAGATCGACGAGCACAAGGGCGGGAACCTCTGA
- the yajC gene encoding preprotein translocase subunit YajC codes for MEILLFAALAIGAMFLMSRSSRKKQQASVAFRDDLQPGQEVMTGSGYFGTVVSVADDVVTLESTPGNRSRWLRAAIAKQVDPVSSEGEAVAAEAAQTDAGQKVDIEKKQAFTIPDDISGLIEKPKPDDTTK; via the coding sequence ATGGAAATTCTTCTCTTCGCCGCGCTAGCCATCGGCGCCATGTTCCTCATGTCGCGTAGCTCGCGCAAGAAGCAGCAAGCGTCGGTCGCGTTCCGCGACGACCTTCAGCCAGGCCAAGAGGTCATGACCGGGTCCGGATACTTCGGTACGGTCGTCTCGGTCGCGGATGACGTCGTCACGCTCGAGAGCACGCCTGGAAACCGTTCACGCTGGCTCCGGGCCGCGATCGCCAAGCAGGTCGACCCCGTCTCCTCTGAGGGGGAGGCCGTCGCAGCAGAGGCTGCTCAGACAGATGCCGGACAGAAGGTCGACATCGAGAAGAAGCAGGCCTTCACGATCCCGGACGACATCTCGGGCCTGATCGAGAAGCCGAAGCCGGACGACACGACCAAGTAG
- the pdxT gene encoding pyridoxal 5'-phosphate synthase glutaminase subunit PdxT, whose protein sequence is MNPLIGVLALQGDVREHRAALESSGARTVGVRRVAELEAVDGLVLPGGESTTIDKLLRIFDLYEPLQKAIADGLPVYGSCAGMILLADTVVGGTSDQQTLGGLDVVVRRNAFGRQVDSFETDLDVEGVEGPPVHAAFIRAPWVESTGPRASAIATIRTGPAAGRIVAVRQGGLLATSFHPEITGDARIHQLFVSIVRKGY, encoded by the coding sequence GTGAATCCTTTGATCGGTGTCCTGGCGCTTCAGGGCGACGTCCGTGAGCACCGCGCGGCTCTCGAGTCCTCAGGCGCGCGCACCGTCGGTGTCCGCCGGGTCGCGGAGCTCGAGGCTGTGGACGGTCTCGTCCTGCCTGGCGGGGAGTCGACCACGATCGACAAGCTCCTGCGCATCTTCGATCTCTACGAACCGCTGCAGAAGGCGATCGCCGACGGGCTGCCCGTCTACGGGTCCTGCGCCGGGATGATCCTTCTCGCCGACACGGTCGTCGGCGGCACGAGCGACCAGCAGACCCTCGGGGGGCTCGACGTCGTCGTGCGGCGCAACGCGTTCGGACGCCAGGTCGACTCCTTCGAGACCGACCTCGACGTCGAGGGGGTCGAGGGCCCGCCGGTGCACGCTGCGTTCATCCGTGCCCCGTGGGTCGAGTCGACCGGGCCCAGGGCGAGCGCCATCGCGACGATCCGGACGGGTCCTGCCGCCGGTAGGATTGTCGCAGTCCGTCAGGGTGGCCTCTTGGCGACGTCGTTCCATCCCGAGATCACGGGCGACGCTCGCATCCACCAACTGTTCGTATCGATCGTTCGCAAGGGGTACTAA
- a CDS encoding adenine phosphoribosyltransferase, with translation MSLVAASAGPHADLISSHIRDVPDFPEPGILFKDITGLLVDPEGFRAVIDALAHAVPADVDLVAGMEARGFILGAALAAHLGKGFVPIRKAGKLPPPTHAVTYDLEYGQACLELREGTVRPGVGVLLVDDVLATGGTAAAAAQLVEAVGARVVGLAFLLELTALDGRSRLAGREVSSILATAP, from the coding sequence ATGAGCCTCGTCGCTGCGTCAGCAGGTCCGCACGCTGACCTCATCTCGAGCCACATCCGCGACGTCCCGGACTTTCCCGAGCCCGGGATCCTGTTCAAGGACATCACGGGCCTGCTCGTGGACCCTGAGGGGTTTCGCGCCGTCATCGACGCTCTCGCCCATGCGGTTCCTGCAGATGTTGACCTCGTCGCCGGGATGGAAGCGCGAGGATTCATCCTCGGTGCGGCTCTCGCCGCTCATCTCGGAAAGGGTTTCGTCCCCATCCGCAAGGCCGGAAAGCTCCCGCCTCCGACGCACGCGGTGACCTACGACCTCGAGTACGGGCAGGCGTGCCTCGAGCTGCGTGAGGGCACGGTCCGCCCTGGCGTCGGGGTGCTGCTCGTCGACGACGTGCTCGCGACCGGTGGGACGGCTGCGGCCGCAGCACAGCTCGTCGAGGCGGTCGGTGCACGGGTCGTCGGGCTCGCGTTCCTCCTCGAGCTCACCGCGCTCGACGGACGGAGCCGCCTCGCCGGGCGAGAGGTGTCCTCCATCTTGGCGACGGCACCGTAG
- a CDS encoding YebC/PmpR family DNA-binding transcriptional regulator yields MSGHSKWATTKHKKAVVDAKRGKLFAKLVKNIEVAARTGGGDLAGNPTLFDAIQKAKKTSVPNENIDRAVKRGSGQESGGAEYLTILYEGYASGGIALLVECLTDNRNRAAAEVRTAFSRNGGQMADPGSVSYLFARKGVVMVPKDGTDEDSVMEAVLEAGGEEVTDFGDAFEVLCEATDLVAVRTSLQDAGIEYDSADVVFHPSMQVEVDAEGARKVLRLIDALEDSDDVQNVYSNFDASDEVMAELEDD; encoded by the coding sequence ATGTCAGGTCACTCCAAATGGGCCACGACCAAGCACAAGAAGGCCGTCGTCGACGCGAAGCGCGGAAAGCTCTTCGCTAAGCTCGTCAAGAACATCGAGGTAGCTGCCCGCACAGGCGGCGGTGACCTCGCCGGCAACCCGACACTCTTCGACGCCATCCAGAAGGCGAAGAAGACCTCGGTCCCGAACGAGAACATCGACCGGGCGGTCAAGCGTGGGTCCGGCCAGGAGTCCGGCGGCGCCGAGTACCTGACGATCCTCTACGAGGGCTACGCCTCGGGCGGCATCGCGCTCCTCGTCGAGTGCCTCACCGACAACCGCAACCGCGCAGCGGCCGAGGTGCGCACCGCGTTCTCTCGCAACGGCGGGCAGATGGCCGACCCAGGCTCCGTGTCCTACCTCTTCGCCCGCAAGGGCGTCGTCATGGTTCCCAAGGACGGGACCGACGAGGACTCCGTCATGGAGGCGGTCCTCGAGGCCGGGGGAGAAGAGGTCACCGACTTCGGCGACGCCTTCGAGGTGCTGTGCGAGGCCACCGATCTCGTCGCCGTCCGCACGTCCCTGCAGGACGCAGGGATCGAGTACGACTCTGCCGACGTCGTGTTCCACCCGTCCATGCAGGTCGAGGTCGATGCGGAGGGCGCTCGCAAGGTCCTGCGTCTCATCGATGCTCTCGAGGACTCGGACGACGTCCAGAACGTCTACTCGAACTTCGACGCGTCCGACGAGGTCATGGCCGAGCTCGAGGACGACTGA
- the ruvB gene encoding Holliday junction branch migration DNA helicase RuvB, with protein sequence MDLAPGRATGAGADELERAAEAALRPRSLDEFVGQRVVRDQLSLVLDAAVGRGAPPDHVLLSGPPGLGKTTLAMIIAAELATSLRVTSGPAIQHAGDLAAVLSSLDEGEVLFIDEIHRLARPAEELLYVAMEDFRVDIIVGKGAGASAIPLSLPRFTVVGATTRAGLLPAPLRDRFGFTGHLDFYSAEELERVLVRSARLLGADLAPDAAVEIAGRSRGTPRIANRLLRRVRDWAQVRGDGSLDLQAAHAALDVYQVDALGLDRLDRAVLTALCTRFGGGPVGLTTLAVTVGEEPETVETVAEPYLVREGLVGRTPRGRVATPAAWQHLGLTPPAEASTLFS encoded by the coding sequence ATCGACCTCGCGCCGGGACGAGCGACCGGCGCCGGCGCCGACGAGCTGGAGCGTGCCGCCGAGGCCGCGCTCCGACCACGCAGCCTCGACGAGTTCGTGGGCCAGCGCGTCGTCCGTGACCAGCTCTCGCTCGTGCTCGACGCAGCGGTCGGGCGCGGCGCGCCCCCGGACCACGTGCTCCTCTCCGGGCCGCCCGGGCTCGGCAAGACGACGCTGGCGATGATCATCGCAGCCGAGCTCGCCACGTCCCTGCGTGTGACGTCGGGTCCGGCCATCCAGCACGCCGGAGACCTCGCGGCGGTCCTGTCCTCGCTCGACGAGGGAGAGGTCCTCTTCATCGACGAGATCCACCGCCTGGCACGCCCGGCGGAGGAGCTGCTCTACGTCGCGATGGAGGACTTCCGTGTCGACATCATCGTCGGCAAGGGAGCAGGAGCCAGCGCGATCCCGTTGAGCCTGCCTCGTTTCACGGTGGTGGGAGCGACGACCCGAGCCGGACTGCTGCCTGCTCCGCTGCGCGACCGGTTCGGCTTCACCGGACACCTCGACTTCTACTCTGCCGAAGAGCTCGAGCGCGTCCTCGTGCGATCAGCGAGGCTGCTCGGCGCGGACCTCGCGCCCGACGCCGCGGTCGAGATCGCGGGGCGGTCGCGAGGAACGCCTCGCATCGCCAACAGGCTGCTGCGCAGAGTTCGCGACTGGGCCCAGGTGCGTGGCGACGGCTCCCTCGACCTGCAGGCCGCGCACGCAGCGCTCGATGTGTACCAGGTGGACGCGCTGGGCCTCGACCGGCTCGACCGTGCCGTGCTCACCGCTCTGTGCACGCGGTTCGGAGGCGGGCCGGTCGGTCTCACGACGCTCGCCGTCACGGTCGGCGAGGAGCCCGAGACCGTCGAGACCGTCGCCGAGCCCTACCTCGTGCGGGAGGGGCTCGTCGGACGCACGCCGCGCGGGCGGGTTGCGACGCCAGCGGCGTGGCAGCACCTCGGGCTCACGCCCCCGGCCGAGGCCTCGACGCTGTTCAGCTAG